A stretch of the Archaeoglobus neptunius genome encodes the following:
- a CDS encoding ATP/GTP-binding protein, whose protein sequence is MEIFVIGSAGSGKSTFVRCFSDFLTEKGYDVRCVNIDPASEAIYTASADIRKYIRTEEVMREYGLGINGALLKSIELGVRFAGSLKVKGDYVLYDTPGQMELFLYSAEGREFVEKLSGRFSAAVFLMDITLLGDAESLISAILQNVIVSLRLSLPTITAFTKVDIRDVDVEGLIEDVYSKEGVLAELLEKVVGFVEYTTIPYRPIKISNIKKTGYEDLFSALNELFCSCGDIS, encoded by the coding sequence ATGGAGATCTTTGTTATAGGTAGCGCAGGTAGTGGAAAGAGCACGTTTGTTAGATGCTTTTCTGATTTTCTCACAGAAAAAGGGTACGATGTCAGGTGTGTCAATATTGATCCGGCGAGCGAGGCAATTTATACCGCAAGTGCTGACATCAGGAAATACATCAGAACTGAGGAGGTTATGAGAGAATATGGTCTTGGCATAAACGGTGCCCTGCTCAAGTCCATTGAGCTCGGGGTGAGGTTTGCCGGCAGCCTTAAGGTGAAAGGTGACTATGTTCTTTACGACACTCCGGGACAGATGGAGCTTTTTCTTTATTCTGCCGAGGGTAGAGAATTCGTTGAGAAACTTTCTGGAAGATTCAGTGCGGCAGTATTTCTCATGGACATAACGCTTCTTGGAGATGCAGAAAGCCTGATATCTGCAATTCTTCAGAATGTAATAGTTTCCCTTCGCCTGTCACTGCCAACGATTACAGCCTTTACCAAAGTAGATATCAGAGATGTTGACGTGGAGGGCCTGATTGAGGATGTGTACTCAAAAGAGGGTGTGCTTGCAGAGCTACTCGAGAAGGTTGTTGGGTTTGTAGAGTACACAACCATACCCTATCGACCCATTAAAATCTCAAATATTAAAAAAACAGGATACGAAGACCTTTTCTCAGCCCTGAATGAATTGTTCTGCTCTTGCGGCGATATCAGCTAG